The Acidobacteriota bacterium genome contains the following window.
CACCCCCCCCCGCCCCGCCCCCCTCCCCCCCCACCCCGGCCGCCCCCCGCGCCCCCCCCCCCCCTCCCACGACCCCCACCCCACCCTCCACCCCCCCCCCCACCCCCCCCTCCACCCCCCCTCCCCCCCCCCGACCCCGCCTTTCAATCTCCGGCGATGACCACCCGCGGAGTCGTACGAGGCTCGTCGAAGGTGTTGTTGTCGTGGTCGTTGTACTCGAGGAACTTCGCGCGCAGGCGGGCAACCACATCGCTGTACTCCGGATCGGCGATGAGATCGTGCTCCTGGCCGATGTCGGTCGAGAGGTCGTAAAGCTCGGTCGCCTCGTTCTCGCGGTCGACCAGGAGCACCATGCTCCCCTCCCGGATCGCGCCGTCGTAGGCGAAGCCCGCCTGGTAGATCAGGAATTCATGGAGTGGACCCTTCTGTGTCCCGGTGAGGATCGGGAGCAGCGACGCCGAATCCATCGCCTGGTCCTCGGCCATGGTCTGCCCGGTCAGCTCGTACATCGTCGCCACCCAGTCGTGGTTGACGATGAGCTGGTCGGATACGGTCCCCGGGGCAATCTTCGATCCCGCGGCGGTGCCATCGCCCCATCGCACGATGAACGGGACACGATGCCCTCCTTCGTAAACGGAGGCCTTGTAGTCCCGGAACGGGCCGTTGTTGTCGTGTCGCGGATCGCCGTACTCGACGACGTTCGGCCAGAGCGCGCCGTTGTCGCTGGTGAAGAAGATGATGGTGTTCTTGAGCAGTCCCTCGTCGCGAAGCTTGGCCACGAGTGCGCCGAGCTGCATGTCGAGCTCGTAGACGACGTCGGAGGTCCTCCCGCCCGTGACTCCCTCGACCGGCCGGTCGAGCACCTCCGGATCGCCGTCGAAGTCGATCGGCGGAGTGTGCGGCACGGAGTGTGCGGCACATGGATGGCCTGCGACGAGAAGTACAGCAGGAAGAGCCGGTCGCGGCCTTCGCGCCGGTTGAGCGCGAGGTGGTCGTCGATGAACTGCATGCTCTTCGCCGTCAGGATCAGGCCCACCTGACTCGAGTCGTAGTCGACGTCGCAGCGGGCGGGCACCGTTCCCGCCTCGACGATCTCGCACGTGCCGTTGCCCGGGTCGGCACGACACCGCCGTAGCCACCGACGTCGCGGTAGCCGATGTCATCGGCGAGAAAGAAGACGACGTTCGGCAGTGAGCGCGCCTCCTCGGGTTTCGCCTCTGCAACCGCGAGGAATACCAAACAGACGACTGCAAGCGTGACGCGTTTCTTCACGACGCCCCCTTATTATTCCTTCCGATCATGCTGTTCTGATGTGAATCTCTGACTCCTGGTTGCTGAATCACGAACCTGACCACGGTAGAGACGCGGCCGGCGATCGTCAAACCCCCGATTCGAGCACGCCCCTCGCTTGTGGGAACATCTCAGCAAGCTACTCGGTGGGTGCCCGCGTCTCCTTCTCAACCTGGCGCGGCAGACATACGGAGAAGACGGTACCGGTCGATTCGGACGAGGCGACTTCGATCGTTCCGCCGTGAGCGATTACGATCTGGCGCGCGATGTAGAGACCAAGCCCGATTCCTCCGCGGCGGTAGTTCGATCCGGGCATTGACGTGGCGCGAATGAAGGGATCGAAGAGCGTTGGAAGCGCAG
Protein-coding sequences here:
- a CDS encoding sulfatase-like hydrolase/transferase encodes the protein MPHTPPIDFDGDPEVLDRPVEGVTGGRTSDVVYELDMQLGALVAKLRDEGLLKNTIIFFTSDNGALWPNVVEYGDPRHDNNGPFRDYKASVYEGGHRVPFIVRWGDGTAAGSKIAPGTVSDQLIVNHDWVATMYELTGQTMAEDQAMDSASLLPILTGTQKGPLHEFLIYQAGFAYDGAIREGSMVLLVDRENEATELYDLSTDIGQEHDLIADPEYSDVVARLRAKFLEYNDHDNNTFDEPRTTPRVVIAGD